In Dama dama isolate Ldn47 chromosome 20, ASM3311817v1, whole genome shotgun sequence, a single window of DNA contains:
- the LOC133040589 gene encoding uncharacterized protein LOC133040589, with protein MGPCSEDLRLRWAFRFLGFISLLLSIRSTGVKSSGAHGSGVQDSGAHVPLQGIRGGSVLFHMTKKQEADPEEVLWGFGPESNYRVLLRVLRGADTPTWVSLQDKYQHRVHVPNVMSLRIENLTREDSGQYRARVSFPGGIELTQVFLLTVCDPAPLPQILVKSASITPGWCNATLECTASRDTEDLKVTWGSMGLPREQRIMLDPPSDSWTLALSLPLSQPSASLTCVVSNQVDQKTATLDLGEVCVSDSHGQVSADPLPCIIKAVVVMLLILGVGLFLWKTRGKKRKMKTERGIEFQENQRNNDGGDQYAELSQQTSGEATYKVIGEHT; from the exons GCATCCGCAGCACTGGAGTCAAGAGTTCTGGAGCACATGGTTCTGGAGTTCAGGATTCTGGAGCCCATGTTCCCCTGCAGGGGATCCGAGGAGGTTCTGTGTTGTTTCATATGACCAAGAAGCAAGAAGCTGACCCAGAGGAAGTCTTATGGGGCTTTGGCCCTGAGTCAAACTACAGAGTCCTGCTGCGAGTCCTCCGTGGGGCAGACACCCCAACCTGGGTCAGCCTCCAGGACAAGTACCAGCACAGGGTCCATGTGCCCAATGTGATGTCCCTGAGGATTGAGAACCTGACCCGAGAGGACAGTGGGCAGTACCGGGCTCGAGTCAGCTTCCCTGGAGGAATAGAACTTACCCAGGTTTTCCTCCTCACTGTCTGTG ATCCTGCACCCCTTCCCCAGATCCTGGTCAAATCTGCATCCATCACACCAGGCTGGTGCAATGCTACCCTGGAGTGCACAGCCTCACGGGACACAGAGGATCTGAAGGTGACCTGGGGGAGCATGGGCCTTCCCAGGGAGCAGAGAATAATGCTGGATCCACCCTCAGACTCCTGGACCCTGGCTCTGAGTCTGCCCCTGAGCCAACCCAGTGCCAGCTTGACCTGTGTGGTCAGCAACCAGGTGGACCAGAAAACTGCCACCTTAGACCTTGGAGAAGTCTGTGTCTCTG ATTCACATGGACAGGTCAGTGCTGACCCCCTGCCATGCATCATAAAGGCTGTTGTGGTTATGCTGTTGATCCTTGGAGTTGGGCTGTTCCTTTGGAAGACACgtgggaagaagaggaagatgaagaCTGAAAGAG GTATAGAATTTCAGGAGAATCAGAGGAACAATGATGGTGGAGACCAGTATGCAGAGCTGAGCCAGCAGACATCTGGAGAGGCCACATACAAG GTAATTGGTGAACatacttag